In Dethiosulfovibrio russensis, a single window of DNA contains:
- a CDS encoding DUF3089 domain-containing protein: protein MKLTMILTLCLMGVFLMAVGASAEQISPDYKDDFAWVSKPDKPDKPVDVFYVYPTIYMDKEPSNMDISRKDLRSNAEGLLVAQAGVYSPYANLFAPFYRQQTAASQSMEPNNGGRDAFADPIFRVGYSDVERAFDHYVEHLNQGRPFILAGHSQGSMVIVELMRRRMADPKLQKRLVAAYIIGYTVKKSDLREYPQMRLAEGETDTGIIITYNTQGPDAEGSPVLLTDAVAVNPLNWKTDATPASRKENAGAVFFNDSTGEVVETIPDFCGAYVDTDTGALIATDIRSPEKVDLVNMGRWPKEVYHRFDYAFFYENLKANVKKRIDSYLSIDR, encoded by the coding sequence ATGAAATTAACGATGATACTGACGCTGTGCTTGATGGGGGTGTTTCTTATGGCGGTGGGAGCTTCGGCGGAACAGATCTCGCCGGATTACAAAGACGACTTCGCTTGGGTTTCCAAGCCGGACAAGCCGGATAAGCCTGTGGACGTGTTTTACGTGTATCCGACCATCTATATGGACAAGGAACCGTCGAACATGGACATATCCCGGAAGGACCTTCGGAGCAACGCCGAGGGGCTGCTCGTAGCCCAGGCGGGGGTTTACTCTCCGTACGCTAATCTGTTCGCCCCATTCTACCGGCAACAGACCGCCGCCTCCCAGAGCATGGAGCCCAACAACGGCGGTCGAGACGCCTTTGCCGATCCCATATTCAGGGTCGGCTATTCCGATGTGGAGCGGGCCTTCGATCACTATGTCGAGCATCTGAACCAGGGACGTCCTTTCATCCTGGCCGGACACAGTCAGGGATCTATGGTCATAGTCGAGCTGATGCGCAGGCGTATGGCAGACCCTAAACTGCAAAAGCGGCTTGTGGCGGCCTATATCATCGGCTACACGGTTAAAAAAAGCGATCTGAGGGAGTATCCTCAGATGAGGCTTGCCGAGGGCGAGACGGATACGGGGATCATAATCACCTATAACACCCAGGGTCCCGATGCCGAAGGTTCTCCCGTTTTGTTGACCGACGCAGTGGCGGTCAATCCGCTCAACTGGAAAACCGACGCTACCCCTGCGTCGCGGAAGGAGAACGCCGGGGCCGTCTTCTTCAACGATTCGACCGGCGAGGTGGTCGAGACCATTCCCGATTTCTGCGGCGCATACGTTGATACCGATACGGGAGCTTTGATAGCCACGGATATAAGAAGCCCTGAAAAGGTGGATCTGGTGAACATGGGCCGCTGGCCGAAAGAGGTCTACCATCGTTTCGACTATGCTTTCTTTTACGAGAATCTCAAGGCCAACGTAAAGAAGAGAATCGACTCCTATCTGTCCATCGACCGGTAG
- a CDS encoding HD domain-containing protein, translated as MNHDGFLDIDSSEGGLIRRLREMDPILGAYLERLIEDRWPQMWLGDQITEVAERGRHHSKKLMEIAESLLSVLDRGEKGCASLFMDEPLPLALLISSIYLHDIGYTALVYPIDPDEAKDAGAFPFSMFPSAVSEVHHLLSSELISHNGKRLFPLPEDVGLELDSDAGETLMEAVAILKGVLPDICASHRKYVQLDRTVDFKKKKAVWQVGKLLMGKERFKDTLTPLDDRLDSCGRLFEKDGHLGLTKKKVLTVAALLRVLDGCDLQSEGAFDEGRLRQWFQRTSYEIESLEIQLDMFDRDLKELMVNLEGKPISVYDCVKAICDDVEDFSFERMSTKRVGRICNALYPFVFKTLRRLKGKKGFDCLFKPDSLPIVQALSLVDRLVFKWEGFLAFHMSGFVEGVSFVSGEGDSCDIGVRVDFKKDVPVEGELTSFAEGLTEEIDRTGGYLRDLGLSVISES; from the coding sequence ATGAATCACGATGGCTTTTTGGACATAGATAGTTCCGAAGGAGGGCTTATCCGAAGGCTCAGGGAGATGGATCCCATCTTGGGAGCCTACCTGGAGAGACTCATAGAAGATCGTTGGCCTCAGATGTGGCTGGGCGATCAGATAACCGAGGTGGCCGAACGGGGCAGGCATCATTCCAAAAAACTGATGGAGATTGCCGAGTCCCTTCTCTCGGTTCTGGATCGGGGTGAAAAGGGTTGTGCCTCGCTGTTCATGGACGAGCCCCTTCCTCTGGCCCTTCTGATCTCTTCGATCTACCTTCACGATATAGGCTATACCGCCCTGGTCTACCCGATAGACCCCGACGAGGCCAAGGATGCCGGTGCCTTTCCCTTTTCCATGTTCCCTTCGGCGGTTTCAGAGGTTCATCATCTCCTTTCCTCCGAGCTGATCTCCCATAACGGAAAAAGGCTGTTTCCTCTTCCCGAAGACGTCGGTCTGGAGCTGGATTCGGACGCCGGGGAAACTCTTATGGAAGCGGTAGCGATCTTGAAGGGGGTCCTTCCGGATATCTGCGCCAGCCATAGAAAGTACGTTCAGCTGGACAGAACCGTTGATTTCAAGAAGAAAAAGGCGGTCTGGCAGGTGGGCAAGCTTTTAATGGGGAAGGAGCGTTTCAAGGATACCCTCACTCCCCTTGACGATAGGCTGGATTCATGCGGCCGTCTGTTCGAAAAGGATGGGCATCTTGGTTTGACCAAGAAAAAGGTGCTTACCGTTGCGGCGCTTTTGAGGGTGCTGGACGGCTGCGATCTACAGTCCGAGGGAGCCTTCGACGAGGGGCGTCTGAGACAGTGGTTTCAGAGGACGTCGTACGAGATCGAGTCGTTGGAGATTCAGCTCGACATGTTCGATCGGGATCTGAAGGAGCTCATGGTGAACCTGGAGGGTAAGCCGATCTCCGTGTACGATTGCGTCAAGGCTATCTGCGACGACGTGGAGGATTTTAGTTTCGAGAGGATGAGTACCAAGAGGGTCGGACGGATCTGCAATGCCCTCTATCCTTTTGTGTTCAAGACTCTTAGGAGGCTGAAGGGGAAAAAGGGATTCGACTGTCTTTTCAAGCCCGATAGTCTGCCTATCGTGCAGGCTCTATCGCTTGTGGACCGTCTTGTATTCAAGTGGGAGGGGTTCCTGGCCTTTCATATGTCCGGATTCGTGGAGGGAGTTTCGTTCGTGTCCGGAGAGGGCGATTCCTGCGACATCGGCGTTCGTGTCGATTTCAAGAAAGATGTGCCGGTGGAAGGCGAGTTGACCTCTTTTGCCGAAGGTCTCACGGAGGAGATAGATAGGACCGGTGGATACCTGAGAGATCTCGGGCTGTCCGTGATCTCCGAGAGCTGA
- the glgC gene encoding glucose-1-phosphate adenylyltransferase — MIRGQYGRVLGIVLAGGKGERLMPLTKYRAKPAVHFGAKYRIVDFAISNLINSGIFSIYVLVQFKSQSLNEHIDKAWQFGGALRGRDFFVTLVPAQMWRGERWFEGTADAVYQNMHLVTLYDADRICVFAADHIYKMDVEQMLTFHMDHNADVTVAANVVPSCEAHQFGCIETDERGKITGFMEKPKNPPEIPGRPGFSYVSMGNYIFEREILEESLLEDASMEHTSHDFGRDIIPRLVGRGRVFAYDFSTNVLPGINDAHWRDDKPYWKDVGTIKAYWQAHMDLLQNDSEMTLYNPHWPIRTVSFADPPAYAYPSDGESCKVSSTLMAEGSRILGAEVEKSVLSRNCVILPGAKVEECIIGQGVIIGRNCRLRRVIVDGHNEIPNGTVLGYDLEEDGKQNTVDESSGIVVVPMPQMQLRKKPDSVKETGEWMSFS; from the coding sequence ATGATACGGGGACAATACGGAAGGGTTTTAGGAATAGTCCTTGCTGGCGGGAAAGGTGAACGACTCATGCCTTTGACCAAATACAGGGCAAAACCCGCGGTTCACTTCGGAGCGAAATACCGTATCGTGGATTTCGCCATATCCAATCTTATCAACAGCGGGATCTTCTCCATCTACGTGCTCGTTCAGTTCAAAAGCCAATCCCTGAACGAACACATAGACAAGGCCTGGCAGTTCGGAGGAGCCCTTAGAGGAAGGGACTTCTTCGTGACCCTGGTCCCCGCCCAGATGTGGAGAGGAGAGAGATGGTTCGAGGGCACCGCCGACGCGGTCTACCAGAACATGCACCTCGTTACGCTGTACGACGCCGACCGAATATGCGTATTCGCCGCGGACCACATCTACAAGATGGACGTTGAACAGATGCTGACATTCCACATGGACCACAACGCCGACGTCACGGTGGCGGCCAACGTGGTCCCCTCCTGCGAGGCCCACCAGTTCGGCTGCATCGAGACCGACGAGAGAGGCAAGATAACCGGATTCATGGAAAAGCCGAAAAATCCGCCGGAAATCCCGGGAAGACCGGGGTTCAGCTACGTCTCCATGGGAAACTACATCTTCGAGAGGGAGATACTGGAAGAATCCCTTTTGGAGGACGCCTCCATGGAACACACCAGCCACGACTTCGGCCGAGACATAATACCCCGATTGGTAGGACGGGGCAGGGTGTTCGCCTACGACTTCTCCACCAACGTCCTCCCGGGCATAAACGACGCCCACTGGAGAGACGACAAGCCTTACTGGAAGGATGTAGGCACCATAAAGGCCTACTGGCAGGCACACATGGACCTGCTTCAAAACGACTCGGAGATGACACTGTACAACCCCCATTGGCCGATCAGGACCGTCTCCTTCGCCGACCCTCCGGCCTACGCCTATCCCTCCGACGGGGAGAGCTGCAAGGTCTCCAGCACCCTGATGGCAGAGGGCAGCCGCATACTCGGAGCCGAGGTGGAAAAATCGGTCCTATCCAGAAACTGCGTCATACTTCCGGGAGCTAAGGTCGAGGAATGCATAATCGGGCAAGGAGTGATAATAGGTCGAAACTGCCGTCTCCGCAGGGTAATAGTAGACGGACACAACGAAATTCCCAACGGCACCGTACTGGGATACGACCTTGAAGAGGACGGCAAACAGAACACCGTCGACGAAAGCTCGGGGATAGTGGTCGTTCCCATGCCCCAGATGCAACTGAGAAAGAAACCCGACTCGGTTAAGGAAACGGGAGAATGGATGAGCTTCAGCTGA
- a CDS encoding glycogen synthase gives MTGKKLSVLHVAPEAAPLAKVGGLADVTGSLPAALRSLEVDARLLIPAWGDMENRLESSGVDLRQMEGSVEIPLGNRLYRGKLLLCHINGVPTYLLRQEELYKDPIYPEKLEEGTALSFAFLSYTGLTLPALTGWSPDVYHCHDWTTAFLPIALRWHSWFKGQRTTRRSVFTVHNLAHQGLLEKTAVEPLRLPWEAFNVDGMEYFDRVNLLKGAINGADHVTTVSPTYAGEIQTPWGGQDLDGVLRNRRDRLSGILNGLDDGAWNPETDKSLPVPYSADDLSGKKKAKALLEKETGLTGKGPIAAMVSRLVEQKGLDILLPALGKMADMGLRIVVIGNGESRYEDWLTQLENRYGGKIKFVKGYHETLGRLAYGGSDIYLMPSRFEPCGLSQLIALRYGSIPVIRRVGGLADTVYENEEGIGFVFDSYDSSELLNAVGRAMDDMEDEKNWQAMVKRGMRKDFSWKSSAPYYREIYKSIL, from the coding sequence GTGACGGGGAAAAAACTATCGGTGCTCCACGTAGCCCCCGAGGCGGCCCCTCTGGCCAAGGTGGGCGGCCTGGCCGACGTAACCGGCTCCCTTCCGGCGGCGCTCAGGTCGTTGGAAGTGGACGCCAGGCTGCTCATACCGGCCTGGGGAGACATGGAGAATAGACTTGAGAGCTCGGGAGTAGATCTTCGCCAGATGGAAGGCTCGGTGGAAATTCCTCTGGGGAACCGGCTTTATCGGGGCAAACTCCTACTGTGCCACATAAACGGCGTCCCTACCTATCTACTTCGTCAGGAGGAACTTTACAAAGATCCCATATATCCGGAAAAGCTGGAGGAAGGCACGGCGCTGTCCTTCGCCTTCCTCAGCTACACCGGGCTGACTCTTCCTGCTCTGACCGGCTGGTCTCCCGACGTCTATCACTGCCACGACTGGACGACGGCCTTTTTGCCCATAGCCCTCAGGTGGCACAGCTGGTTCAAGGGGCAGAGGACTACCAGAAGATCGGTATTCACCGTCCACAACCTGGCCCATCAGGGACTGCTGGAGAAAACGGCGGTCGAGCCTCTTAGACTGCCCTGGGAGGCCTTCAACGTCGACGGAATGGAATACTTCGACAGGGTCAACCTACTCAAGGGAGCAATAAACGGCGCCGACCACGTAACCACCGTCAGCCCCACCTACGCCGGGGAAATCCAGACCCCATGGGGAGGACAGGACCTGGACGGAGTGCTTAGAAACCGTCGAGATCGACTGTCAGGGATCCTAAACGGCCTGGACGACGGGGCATGGAACCCCGAGACTGATAAAAGTCTTCCGGTCCCCTACTCGGCGGACGACCTATCCGGCAAGAAAAAAGCCAAGGCCCTACTGGAAAAGGAGACGGGGCTGACCGGAAAAGGCCCCATAGCCGCCATGGTCAGCCGATTGGTGGAACAGAAGGGGCTGGACATTCTTCTGCCGGCGCTGGGGAAGATGGCCGACATGGGACTAAGAATAGTCGTGATAGGAAACGGAGAAAGCCGCTACGAAGACTGGCTTACCCAACTGGAAAACCGCTACGGCGGCAAAATAAAATTCGTGAAAGGCTACCACGAAACCCTGGGAAGGCTAGCCTACGGAGGATCGGACATATACCTGATGCCCTCGCGGTTCGAGCCCTGCGGACTGTCCCAGCTCATAGCCCTGAGGTACGGCTCCATCCCGGTGATACGAAGGGTGGGAGGTCTGGCCGACACCGTCTACGAAAACGAAGAGGGAATCGGATTCGTCTTCGACAGCTACGACAGCTCGGAACTTCTGAACGCCGTAGGACGAGCCATGGACGACATGGAAGACGAAAAGAACTGGCAAGCCATGGTGAAAAGGGGAATGAGGAAGGATTTTTCGTGGAAATCATCTGCTCCCTATTATAGGGAAATTTACAAAAGTATATTATGA
- the glgP gene encoding alpha-glucan family phosphorylase: MLLEQEASFRKVAYCSMEVAIKPSIPTYSGGLGVLAGDILKSAADMGVPMVGTTMLYRNGYFRQSFDEKGWQKESPVIWNPSTELIPLPNTVTVKLRGRDIKIRAWVYDIHGLSGYTVPVYFLDTDVEGNHADDRRLSWDLYGGDQTYRLCQEMILGVGGLRMLRDLGYSGIETYHLNEGHAGFLTLELMREQGYFDPDKIKKQVIFTTHTPVPAGHDVFPFGLIERTLPQNFVATLRQMLPASQGVSMTELGYTFSRYVNAVSKRHAEVSRKMFDSGNVDSVTNGVHPGTWVSPSMKRLFDSHIPGWENDPGRLVQALNLPSDILWRTHQADKTRLIATILEMTGRSLDPDVLTIGFARRAAQYKRADLIFSDVQRLLEATSGKLQIVFSGKAHPKDDGGKALLQRIQNIIHDIDGALSVVFLENYNMELASHLVQGVDLWLNNPTRPHEASGTSGMKCALNGIMSLSVLDGWWIEGWVEGATGWSIGPEPSESDLLGYDGNLDAVDLYKKLEQEVIPTYYDDRERWISMMRRAIALNGSYFNTHRVVKEYCEKAYEINFRGM; the protein is encoded by the coding sequence ATGTTGCTCGAGCAGGAGGCTTCTTTCCGAAAAGTGGCCTACTGCTCCATGGAAGTCGCCATAAAACCCTCTATTCCGACCTACTCCGGCGGCCTGGGCGTGCTGGCAGGAGACATACTCAAAAGCGCCGCCGACATGGGGGTCCCCATGGTGGGAACGACCATGCTCTACAGAAACGGCTACTTCCGTCAGAGCTTCGACGAAAAAGGCTGGCAGAAGGAATCGCCGGTAATATGGAACCCTTCAACTGAATTGATCCCACTGCCTAACACCGTCACGGTAAAACTGCGGGGCAGGGACATAAAGATAAGGGCCTGGGTGTACGACATACACGGGCTCTCGGGATACACCGTTCCGGTCTACTTCCTGGACACGGACGTGGAGGGCAACCACGCCGACGACCGCCGTCTGTCCTGGGACCTCTACGGCGGAGATCAGACCTACCGGCTCTGCCAGGAGATGATACTCGGAGTCGGAGGACTGAGAATGCTCCGAGACCTGGGCTACTCCGGCATAGAGACCTATCACCTGAACGAGGGACACGCTGGATTTCTGACCCTAGAGCTTATGAGAGAACAGGGCTACTTCGACCCGGACAAGATAAAGAAACAGGTCATATTCACCACTCACACCCCCGTCCCGGCGGGACACGACGTATTCCCCTTCGGACTGATAGAGAGGACCCTGCCGCAAAACTTCGTGGCGACCCTCAGACAGATGCTACCGGCATCTCAGGGAGTCTCCATGACCGAGCTGGGCTACACCTTCAGCCGATACGTAAACGCCGTCTCGAAAAGACACGCCGAGGTATCGAGGAAGATGTTCGACTCCGGAAACGTGGACTCGGTAACCAACGGGGTCCATCCCGGAACATGGGTGAGCCCCAGCATGAAGAGACTCTTCGACTCCCACATCCCGGGATGGGAAAACGACCCGGGCAGACTGGTCCAGGCTCTGAACCTTCCGAGCGACATACTCTGGAGAACCCACCAGGCGGACAAGACAAGGCTCATAGCCACCATACTGGAGATGACCGGACGGTCCCTGGACCCGGACGTACTGACCATAGGATTCGCTAGACGGGCAGCGCAGTACAAACGGGCAGACCTTATCTTCTCCGACGTTCAGAGACTACTGGAGGCAACCTCGGGCAAGCTTCAGATAGTCTTCTCCGGCAAAGCCCATCCTAAGGACGACGGAGGAAAGGCACTGCTTCAGAGGATACAGAATATCATCCACGACATAGACGGAGCCCTGAGCGTCGTGTTTCTGGAAAACTACAACATGGAACTTGCCTCCCATCTGGTACAGGGAGTGGACCTCTGGCTCAACAACCCCACCAGACCTCACGAGGCATCCGGCACCAGCGGCATGAAATGCGCCCTCAACGGCATAATGAGCCTGTCCGTTCTGGACGGCTGGTGGATAGAGGGTTGGGTGGAAGGAGCTACCGGATGGTCCATAGGCCCTGAGCCCAGCGAATCTGACCTGCTCGGATACGACGGGAACCTGGACGCAGTGGACCTGTATAAAAAACTCGAGCAGGAAGTAATACCGACCTATTACGACGATAGAGAACGATGGATAAGCATGATGCGTCGGGCCATAGCCCTGAACGGAAGCTACTTCAACACCCACAGGGTGGTAAAAGAATACTGTGAAAAAGCCTACGAGATAAACTTCAGGGGAATGTAG
- the malQ gene encoding 4-alpha-glucanotransferase: MRRSALLLHISSLPSPWGVGDMGPEAHRLVRSLVRQGLDWQTLPMNETSAIFRHSPYSPISAFAGNRLFISPELMVEDGWIEERDLPPKLPAGPANFEEALKIREGLLEKAWRKNRDDMGFSLFKESERYWLEDYCLFRSLKRRFSMEPWHRWPEPYRLRNESAITEISEELSDGMDLLAFGQYIFFRQQRTLHRLCADEGLELIGDMPIYVIHDSPDVWAHPELFQLNKDLRPSAVAGVPPDYYSEDGQLWGNPLYDWDRHLPDEFGWWMSRLRHALELYDKIRIDHFRGLVGYWSVPADETTAKRGNWVETPSERFFETLRTNFPTMPFLAEDLGVITPDVKEAMEYLDIPGMAVLQFAFDGDTGSSPYTPHNHVPSMAVYTGTHDNDTTAGWFSTLGEDSLSRLESYLGRKLDEDSAPETLIRMALGSVAELAVVPAQDLLELGTEARMNRPSLKDGNWRWRLDEEGIPESRLDHLGHLIEIYGRKKERE, translated from the coding sequence ATGAGACGATCGGCGTTACTTCTTCACATATCATCCCTGCCGTCGCCCTGGGGCGTGGGGGACATGGGACCGGAGGCCCACAGACTGGTGAGGTCCCTCGTCCGACAGGGACTCGACTGGCAGACTCTACCGATGAACGAGACATCGGCGATTTTCAGACATTCGCCATACAGCCCCATATCTGCCTTCGCGGGCAACCGGCTATTCATAAGCCCGGAACTCATGGTCGAGGACGGATGGATAGAGGAAAGGGATCTGCCCCCTAAGCTCCCAGCCGGACCGGCGAACTTCGAGGAAGCCCTGAAAATAAGGGAGGGCCTCCTCGAGAAAGCCTGGCGAAAAAACAGGGACGACATGGGATTCTCACTGTTCAAGGAATCCGAACGATACTGGCTGGAGGATTATTGCCTCTTTCGATCTCTGAAAAGACGTTTCTCCATGGAACCATGGCACCGCTGGCCCGAGCCCTACCGCCTCAGGAACGAATCGGCAATAACCGAGATATCGGAAGAGCTGAGCGACGGAATGGATCTTTTGGCCTTCGGACAATACATCTTCTTCCGCCAACAGAGGACCCTTCACAGGCTCTGCGCCGACGAGGGACTGGAGCTGATAGGGGACATGCCCATATACGTGATCCACGACAGCCCCGACGTTTGGGCTCATCCGGAGCTGTTCCAGCTGAACAAAGACCTTCGTCCGTCCGCCGTGGCGGGAGTTCCTCCGGACTACTACAGCGAAGATGGACAGCTATGGGGTAACCCCCTCTACGACTGGGATCGACACCTTCCGGACGAATTCGGATGGTGGATGAGTCGGCTGAGACACGCCCTGGAGCTTTACGACAAAATCCGGATAGACCACTTCAGGGGGCTGGTGGGCTACTGGTCGGTTCCGGCAGATGAGACTACCGCCAAGAGAGGAAACTGGGTGGAGACGCCGTCGGAAAGATTCTTCGAGACACTGAGGACAAACTTTCCCACCATGCCCTTCCTGGCCGAGGATCTGGGAGTGATAACCCCCGACGTGAAGGAGGCCATGGAGTACCTGGACATCCCCGGTATGGCGGTGCTTCAGTTCGCCTTCGACGGAGACACAGGCTCCTCTCCCTACACACCTCACAACCACGTACCTTCCATGGCGGTATATACAGGGACTCACGACAACGACACCACCGCCGGGTGGTTCTCAACGCTGGGAGAGGACAGCCTGAGCAGACTGGAATCCTACTTAGGTAGGAAACTCGACGAAGACTCCGCCCCGGAGACCCTCATAAGGATGGCTCTGGGATCGGTAGCGGAACTGGCTGTCGTTCCGGCCCAGGACCTTCTGGAACTCGGCACGGAGGCCAGGATGAACCGTCCGTCACTGAAAGACGGCAACTGGCGATGGAGGCTGGACGAAGAGGGTATACCTGAATCCAGACTAGACCACCTGGGACATCTGATCGAAATATACGGAAGAAAGAAAGAGAGGGAATGA